From one Sylvia atricapilla isolate bSylAtr1 chromosome 17, bSylAtr1.pri, whole genome shotgun sequence genomic stretch:
- the CDC45 gene encoding cell division control protein 45 homolog — MFVTDCRREFYDLIVTQRVLLLVASDVDALCACKILQALFHCDHVQYTLVPVAGWQELETAFLEHKDQFKYFVLINCGANVDLLEILQPEEDTLFFVCDSHRPINVVNVYNDTQIKLLVKQDDDLDVPAYDDIFRDEEDEEEEEDSENESEGSEPSEKRRRFEEEVMERTMKRRQRREWEARRREILFDYEQYEYHGTSSAMVMFDLAWIMSKDLNDMLWWAIVGLTDQWVQDKITQMKYVTDIGVLQRHVSRHNHRNEDEENSLSIDCTRIAFEYDLRLALYQHWSLYESLCNTSYTSASLKLWSVQGQKRLQEFLADMGLPLKQVKQKFNSMDMSLKENLREMIEESANKFGMKDLRVQTFSIHFGFKNKFSASDIVYATTSLMENIEKEGPETTNFIKALDSLSRGNLDKLHQGLDLAKKQLRAIQQTVASCICTNLVISQGPFLYCSLMEGTPDVKLFSKPVSLCLLSKYLLKSFVCSTKNKRCKLLPLVMAAPMDVEQGTVIMVGIPPETESSDKKNFFGRAFEKAAESTNSRTLHNHFELSIIELKTEDRSKFLDALISLLS, encoded by the exons ATGTTCGTCACCGACTGCCGCCGGGAGTTCTACGACCTGATCGTCACCCAG CGTGTTCTTCTTCTTGTTGCTTCAGATGTCGATGCATTATGTGCTTGTAAAATACTCCAA GCTTTGTTTCACTGTGACCATGTGCAATACACACTCGTGCCTGTGGCTGGGTGGCAAGAACTTGAAACTGCCTTTCTGGAGCATAAAGATCAG TTCAAATACTTTGTTCTTATTAATTGTGGTGCCAATGTTGACCTCCTGGAAATCTTGCAGCCTGAAGAAGACACTTTATTTTTCGTGTGTGACAGTCACAGACCGATCAATGTAGTGAATGTTTACAATGACACACAg ATTAAGCTGTTAGTCAAGCAGGATGATGATCTCGATGTTCCTGCTTATGATGACATCTTCAGAGacgaggaggatgaggaagaggaagaggactCAGAGAATGAGAGTGAAGGCTCAGAGCCCTCAGAGAAGCGCAGGCGTTTTGAAGAG GAGGTAATGGAGAGGACGATGAAAAGGCGACAGAGGCGAGAATGGGAAGCACGGAG aCGAGAAATTCTTTTTGATTACGAGCAGTATGAATACCATGGGACCTCA TCTGCAATGGTGATGTTTGATCTGGCATGGATCATGTCTAAGGACTTGAATGACATGTTGTG gtgGGCTATTGTTGGCCTAACAGATCAATGGGTCCAGGATAAAATCACTCA GATGAAGTATGTGACTGACATTGGCGTCCTGCAGCGCCACGTGTCCCGCCACAACCACCGCAACGAGGACGAGGAGAATTCTCTCTCCATCGACTGCACCAGGATTGCTTTTGAGTATGA CCTGCGCCTGGCACTGTACCAGCACTGGTCTCTCTATGAAAGTCTCTGTAACACCTCCTACACCTCTGCCAGCCTCAAGCTTTGGTCTGTACAGGGGCAGAAGAGGCTCCAGGAATTTTTGGCTGACATGGG TTTGCCCTTGAAGCAAGTGAAACAGAAGTTTAATTCCATGGACatgtctttgaaagaaaatctgcGGGAGATGATCGAAGAATCTGCAAACAAATTTGG aatGAAAGATTTACGAGTTCAGACTTTCAGCATTCACTTTGGCTTTAAGAACAAGTTCTCAGCAAGTGACATAGTTTATGCAACAACTTCTCTCATGGAGAACATAGAGAAAGAGGGGCCTGAAACAACAAATTTCATTAAGGCTTTGGACAGTCTCTCCAG GGGTAACCTGGACAAGCTGCACCAAGGACTTGACCTAGCCAAAAAGCAGCTACGTGCCATTCAGCAGACAGTGGCCAGCTGTATTTGCACCAACCTTGTCATTTCTCAGGGACCATTTCTCTATTGCTCCCTCATGGAG GGCACACCAGATGTGAAACTGTTTTCCAAACCAGTGTCTCTATGTCTGCTTAGTAAATACTTACTGAAATCATTCGTTTGCTCT ACAAAAAACAAGCGCTGCAAGCTGCTGCCCCTGGTCATGGCTGCACCCATGGATGTTGAACAGGGAACTGTGATCATGGTGGGGATTCCTCCAGAGACAGAAAGCTCGGACAAAAAGAA ctttTTCGGGAGAGCCTTTGAGAAGGCTGCGGAGAGCACCAACTCGCGGACGCTGCACAACCACTTCGAGCTGTCGA tAATTGAATTGAAAACAGAAGATCGGAGCAAATTTCTGGATGCTCTCATTTCTCTCTTGTCTTAA
- the C17H22orf39 gene encoding synaptic plasticity regulator PANTS — protein MASADGSWRPPRSCEDYWGEWKHCRGLRHAFHHYYAHGELPECGRWREDYEACRAWERDRAAAAKEALCKSERARVMEKQKYAPVWELRKSPPPDWYLPLDHDKSK, from the exons ATGGCGAGCGCGGACGGCTCCTGGCGG CCGCCGCGGTCGTGCGAGGACTACTGGGGGGAGTGGAAGCATTGCCGCGGGCTGCGCCACGCCTTCCACCACTACTACGCGCACGGGGAGCTGCCGGAGTGCGGCCGCTGGCGGGAGGACTACGAGGCCTGCCGCGCCTGGGAGAGGGaccgcgccgccgccgcgaAG gaaGCTTTGTGCAAGAGTGAAAGAGCTCGAGTtatggaaaaacagaaatatgctCCAGTGTGGGAGCTCAGGAAGAGCCCACCACCTGACTGGTATCTACCACTTGACCATGACAAATCAAAGTAA
- the UFD1 gene encoding ubiquitin recognition factor in ER-associated degradation protein 1 isoform X3, whose protein sequence is MPPSALDQLSRLNITYPMLFKLTNKNSDRMTHCGVLEFVADEGICYLPHWMMQNLLLEEGGLVQVESVNLQVATYSKFQPQSPDFLDITNPKAVLENALRNFACLTTGDVIAINYNEKIYELRVMETKPDKAVSIIECDMNVDFDAPLGYKEPERSAQHEETADVEADHSGYVSDIGFRAFSGSGNRLDGKKKGVEPSPSPIKPGDIRRGIPNYDFKIGRITFIRNSRPLVKKVEEDESGSRFIAFSGEGQSLRKKGRKP, encoded by the exons ATGCCACCATCAGCTTTGGATCAACTCA gcCGCCTTAACATCACTTACCCCATGCTGTTCAAGCTGACCAACAAAAACTCCGACCGGATGACGCACTGTGGGGTGCTGGAGTTTGTGGCTGATGAGGGCATCTGTTACCTTCCACACTGG ATGATGCAGAATTTGCTGCTGGAAGAAGGAGGCCTGGTGCAAGTGGAGAGTGTGAATCTGCAAGTTGCTACTTACTCAAAATTTCAGCCACAGAGTCCAGATTTTCTTGATATCACCAATCCCAAAGCTGT ACTGGAAAATGCATTGAGAAACTTTGCCTGTCTAACTACTGGGGATGTTATTGCCATCAACTACAATGAAAAG ATCTATGAGCTTCGGGTGATGGAGACCAAACCAGACAAGGCTGTGTCCATCATAGAGTGTGACATGAAC GTGGATTTTGATGCTCCTTTGGGATACAAAGAGCCAGAAAGAAGTGCACAACATGAAGAGACTGCA GACGTGGAAGCAGACCACAGTGGGTATGTGAGTGACATAGGATTTCGT GCTTTCTCTGGATCTGGGAACAGATTGGATGGCAAGAAGAAAGGTGTGGAGCCCAGTCCCTCACCAATTAAACCAGGAGACATCCGAAG AGGAATTCCCAACTATGACTTCAAGATTGGTAGAATCACATTCATTAGGAATTCACGTCCACTGGTCAAGAAAGTGGAAGAG GATGAATCTGGAAGCCGGTTTATTGCCTTTTCAGGAGAAGGCCAGTCCCTGCgcaagaaaggaagaaagccCTAA
- the UFD1 gene encoding ubiquitin recognition factor in ER-associated degradation protein 1 isoform X1, giving the protein MFSFNMFDHPIPRVFQNRFSTQYRCFSVSMLAGPNDRSDVEKGGKIIMPPSALDQLSRLNITYPMLFKLTNKNSDRMTHCGVLEFVADEGICYLPHWMMQNLLLEEGGLVQVESVNLQVATYSKFQPQSPDFLDITNPKAVLENALRNFACLTTGDVIAINYNEKIYELRVMETKPDKAVSIIECDMNVDFDAPLGYKEPERSAQHEETADVEADHSGYVSDIGFRAFSGSGNRLDGKKKGVEPSPSPIKPGDIRRGIPNYDFKIGRITFIRNSRPLVKKVEEDESGSRFIAFSGEGQSLRKKGRKP; this is encoded by the exons atG ttttcttttaatatgttTGACCACCCCATCCCCCGGGTGTTCCAGAACCGTTTTTCAACCCAGTACCGCTGCTTCTCGGTATCCATGCTTGCCGGACCTAATGACAGGTCAGATGTGGAGAAAGGCGGGAAGA TAATTATGCCACCATCAGCTTTGGATCAACTCA gcCGCCTTAACATCACTTACCCCATGCTGTTCAAGCTGACCAACAAAAACTCCGACCGGATGACGCACTGTGGGGTGCTGGAGTTTGTGGCTGATGAGGGCATCTGTTACCTTCCACACTGG ATGATGCAGAATTTGCTGCTGGAAGAAGGAGGCCTGGTGCAAGTGGAGAGTGTGAATCTGCAAGTTGCTACTTACTCAAAATTTCAGCCACAGAGTCCAGATTTTCTTGATATCACCAATCCCAAAGCTGT ACTGGAAAATGCATTGAGAAACTTTGCCTGTCTAACTACTGGGGATGTTATTGCCATCAACTACAATGAAAAG ATCTATGAGCTTCGGGTGATGGAGACCAAACCAGACAAGGCTGTGTCCATCATAGAGTGTGACATGAAC GTGGATTTTGATGCTCCTTTGGGATACAAAGAGCCAGAAAGAAGTGCACAACATGAAGAGACTGCA GACGTGGAAGCAGACCACAGTGGGTATGTGAGTGACATAGGATTTCGT GCTTTCTCTGGATCTGGGAACAGATTGGATGGCAAGAAGAAAGGTGTGGAGCCCAGTCCCTCACCAATTAAACCAGGAGACATCCGAAG AGGAATTCCCAACTATGACTTCAAGATTGGTAGAATCACATTCATTAGGAATTCACGTCCACTGGTCAAGAAAGTGGAAGAG GATGAATCTGGAAGCCGGTTTATTGCCTTTTCAGGAGAAGGCCAGTCCCTGCgcaagaaaggaagaaagccCTAA
- the UFD1 gene encoding ubiquitin recognition factor in ER-associated degradation protein 1 isoform X2, which yields MTVIMPPSALDQLSRLNITYPMLFKLTNKNSDRMTHCGVLEFVADEGICYLPHWMMQNLLLEEGGLVQVESVNLQVATYSKFQPQSPDFLDITNPKAVLENALRNFACLTTGDVIAINYNEKIYELRVMETKPDKAVSIIECDMNVDFDAPLGYKEPERSAQHEETADVEADHSGYVSDIGFRAFSGSGNRLDGKKKGVEPSPSPIKPGDIRRGIPNYDFKIGRITFIRNSRPLVKKVEEDESGSRFIAFSGEGQSLRKKGRKP from the exons ATGACAG TAATTATGCCACCATCAGCTTTGGATCAACTCA gcCGCCTTAACATCACTTACCCCATGCTGTTCAAGCTGACCAACAAAAACTCCGACCGGATGACGCACTGTGGGGTGCTGGAGTTTGTGGCTGATGAGGGCATCTGTTACCTTCCACACTGG ATGATGCAGAATTTGCTGCTGGAAGAAGGAGGCCTGGTGCAAGTGGAGAGTGTGAATCTGCAAGTTGCTACTTACTCAAAATTTCAGCCACAGAGTCCAGATTTTCTTGATATCACCAATCCCAAAGCTGT ACTGGAAAATGCATTGAGAAACTTTGCCTGTCTAACTACTGGGGATGTTATTGCCATCAACTACAATGAAAAG ATCTATGAGCTTCGGGTGATGGAGACCAAACCAGACAAGGCTGTGTCCATCATAGAGTGTGACATGAAC GTGGATTTTGATGCTCCTTTGGGATACAAAGAGCCAGAAAGAAGTGCACAACATGAAGAGACTGCA GACGTGGAAGCAGACCACAGTGGGTATGTGAGTGACATAGGATTTCGT GCTTTCTCTGGATCTGGGAACAGATTGGATGGCAAGAAGAAAGGTGTGGAGCCCAGTCCCTCACCAATTAAACCAGGAGACATCCGAAG AGGAATTCCCAACTATGACTTCAAGATTGGTAGAATCACATTCATTAGGAATTCACGTCCACTGGTCAAGAAAGTGGAAGAG GATGAATCTGGAAGCCGGTTTATTGCCTTTTCAGGAGAAGGCCAGTCCCTGCgcaagaaaggaagaaagccCTAA